The genome window atctcacactgcgtgagaaaggagcggcactcagtgggctgcccggagtagcaaggtgggttattaaccctaggttctggaggctcggcaggccaggaagtaacaggtggcacgagacgtagactctggaactgtccagagaggtcggaaacctgagcggccaggttctccacggcatggcgagcagcagacaattcctgctcgtgtctgccgagcatggctccttggatctcgacggcagtgtaacgagcgtctgaagtcgctgggtccattccttggtcggttccttctgtcatgcaggtgaaagaggacccaaaagcgacttaacagaaacagagtttattaatgtccaacagggtgatacacaatcacggcaaaacacgacaggagtAGGGCAGTAATGTagggtagagtacagtgcagtagagcacagtagagttcagtacatgacagtaaagtagagtatagttcagtacagtaaaaagaatctctactgtgctgtactatacaAACCTGTGAATCATATGTTTATGATAGGTTCAGATTTGTCccagtgtaacggttttcttcctcttctgacgaggagtatgaaggatcggaccaatgcgcagcgtggtaagtgttcatgttattttATTGGGACAGAAAAACTAAACATAATAACAAAGTCAATGAAAgtaacgaaacagtcctgtaaggcgcagcaacacaaaacagaaaacaactacccacaacccatagtgggaaaacaggctgcctaagtatggttctcaatcagagacaacgattgacagctgcctctgattgggaaccataccaggccaaaaccagaaatacaaaacatagaacaaaaacatagaatgcccaccccaactcacgccctgaccaaactaaaatggagacataaaaaaggaactaaggtcaggacgtgacacccaGTCCAGTCTGTCTGTGGACGTTAACATCAACGCCAGTGTGGACTGACCAAATTTCAACTACTTTTCAACGTCCATGGACGTCCAGTGCTTAGTGGGTGAAAATgctggttacagtaaatggaaagagagggtgcttatgggtaggtgtcagtaagagctgggagaggtgacctggagagggagagagatcgagGGAGGAGTTGTCTAGACTCAGACTGTATTATATGTCAGCAAAATAACTATAGCTAATTGATGggtctacctttacttgttactCCTGTGAGCTTTCATTATCCTCCTTCCTCGCGAGGGAGATATATTtgaaaatatcttaaagatatgtAGGTTTTTGGTTACGGAATTACAAGGCACAAGGCCATATTGCTTAAACCTACAGGTCAACAAAAACGAAATATAAGTGTTGATATTAATTGGCAAGGTCTGTACGTCAACATtattgtgtttgatgtatttttgATACCTTTTAAGACTTTTTGTGATAGATGTTTTCTCAGACTCCTTCTCGACCGGTTTATCAAAAAAACAAAGCCTTTACGTATGCCTCAtgttaaaaaaaatggaaaatggttgaaaaatgtatcTATGCCTTATTTTCCCTCAACGAAAGACTcctagctttcatttgacatgctcctatgaacttcacatgttggtgctcatgggtccttttccaTGGGAAATGCCCTTGTGTAATTTGCTTAAGGCTTGTTTTAGTGTGATTCATTGAAGTCtcttttcgttttttttttttttttgcgatTACTACTATCTGTGTTTTGAGGCTCAATGCTCTGCCAGTAAAATCATTCTTAGACTTGactttgatcaaatcaaatcacggTGTATTGGTCGCGAACACGGATTTGTAGATGTTgtcgcaggtgcagcgaaattgCCAGTTGTCaaatgtttctagctccaacagtgcactaATATCTAGCAATACAATAGCAATCCACACATAATCCAACAAGTAGAAAAAGAATAGCAAGAAGTTGAGAAACATCCGAAGGACCTATGTCAGAGACCGGAATACAAAAACAGTAGGAgcacctgctcttttcatgacacaggctgaccaggtgaattcaggtgaaagctatgatcccttatttatgtcacCTTTTATAAACCActgcaatcagtgtagatgaagattAAATAAGGATtgttaaaccttgagacaatcgagacatggattgtgtacatgtgccattcagagggtgaataggcaagacaacatatttaagtgcctttgaacagggtctggtagaaggttccaggcgcaccggtttgagtgtgtcaagaactgcaacgctgctgggtttttcacgctcaacagtttcccgtgtgtatcaagaatggcccaccacccaaaggacatccagccaacttgacacaactgtgggaagcattggagtcaacatgggccggcatccctgtggaacgctttcgacaccttgtagagttcatgctcCAACGAATTTAGGGTGTTCTGAGGGAAAAagcgggtgcaactcaatattagaaatgtgttcctaatgtattgtacactcagtgtatataaatGGTGTGCATAGACAgtgtggacagtatatgaatggaAACGTTGTGTACAGCACTAGTTATATAGTATTatccatgactagaatacagtatatacatataaagttAGTAAAAACCGTGTGTAAACGTTattgaagtgaccagtgttcagtgactttatgtacatagggcagcagtctctgcAGGGTAGAGGACTTTgaagcacctgtactgtctcACTTATTTAACAGTGACTGTTTATCATTTAGGTTGTGGCTGGCAGTCAGACCTTGAATCTTTCAGTAATTCTCAATGGAACATAATGTCTTCAGCACCTTCGAGAACAGGGGGGGGGGATAGAGGCCCGAAACCAAAGGGTTCCAACTGGTTTTTAACTTTAAGCGGCTTAGATTGTAACATGTGGATCAGTGAAATCTTAATGTCTGAGATATTCACTCTCTCTGATACAATACAATGGGCTTCTGTCATAGGCAGTAGGCAGTATCATGCTCCCACATGCTCCCAACTATGTAGGCACAATACCTATTGCGTTTATGCCTGACTTGCTGTTGACATATTGCTCAATCCGTATGATGTCCATGTTTAGCAGATGATAACTGCTTTGTGATAACTTACACAGGCACGGTTAAACTGACatatagtgcgtgtgtgtgtgttacgaataatgagtgaagaggtgtggagtcaggcgcagagagcaaaaggatgtgggaaaaacacgcTTCAATGtccaggaaaaaataacatgaacaaaagtagaaAACCAATGATCAGAAATAATAACGGACAGCGCGAAAACCCGgaatacaaacaacaacactctaacacaaaacagacgaacaagcccgcacgaaacagaagcgggctgaacaaacttAAATAActccaccctaacaaccaaacaagaaacaggtgataccaattAGACAAAATCAAACGAACAAAGAACAAGggatcggtgatagctagtagaccggtgacgacgaccgccgagcgccacccgaacaagaaggggagtcaccttcggtaatattcgtgacagtgtgtgtgtgtgtgtgtgtgtgtgtgtgtgtgtgtgtgtgtgtgtgtgtgtgtgtgtgtgtgtgtgtgtgtgtgtgtgtgtgtgtgtgtgtgtgtgtgtgtgtgtgttttgatagCCCCTCATTTCCCACCTCATCCTCTTGTGATCATGGCCAATTATCCACTTATAACGATAGTCAGTCACTCAGCCTGGTGAGTTATGAGCTGTGAGTTATGTAATAACCTGTAATCGTGCTGTCAATCAACCTTCCTCATAACTCCAACTCACTCCGCTATTATTCTTCCTTTCTATATATTTATCATCCCTTTTAGTCTCTTCTGGTATCTTGTCAAATTGAAATGAATCTGAATACAGTAAGGGGCTTTTCGAGGTAAAAAGTTCACATTAGTTGGTGCCTTTGTCCTTTGTTGGTATGTGTCCTGCACTTCAATTGGGCTTTTGTTGAGCCCACATGCATAATTGTGGAACTTGCAACAGTGAGATTGAGACATGAGAGAGAGTGTAAAGCAACTCAtaaatgatctctctctctctctctctctctctctctctctctctctctctctctctctggaagagTAAAGAGAGCCACTTCCTGTTGTGTGCTTAAGATCTCTGCCATGTGATAGTGTCAGTTGAAGCGGGCGTGGGGAATATGTTGGCTAGGCTCAGGCTACTGGTGCTGATCTTGCTGATGTGAATGAACGTTGCTCTGCGGTGCGATTGTGTTCAAAGTGTCGACTCAGCTGGAGTGGCGTCAGTGGCAGCGCCATGCACAATCACACACAGtggccctctctgtctgacaTTTCAACAGACTTACATATGATATCACCCCATACACACGCTGACGTGCTTACTTACATAGAAACGTACACACGTGCTGCACGCTCTGACACATACCTGGAGATATGAATATGCAAATATTTAACGGATCACTATAGGTGAAGTGGCATGCTTTGGCTATGCTAACGCTGTCtctttgttctgtctctctctctctctctctctctctctctctctctctctctctctctctctctctctcactcttttttttttctctctctctctccatttctgtaTTGCCAAAATAAGCATGTTGCACAAGATATAAAAGACATTTAGAAAGATTTATCATAATTAGTGAGTACTTGATTTcatttgatctctctctctctctctctctctctctctctctctctctctctctctctctctctctctctctctctctctctctctctctctctctctctctcagggtgagGACCTGCACAGGCTGTACAGAGAGCTCACAGAGAGTGATGCAACCTGGGAGCTGCTGATGTGATGAAAAATAAAGCCAAAGAAAAGCCAGCCAGTTGAACTGAACAGGAGTGGGGACATGGAGTAACAGCGTCTGACTATACAGAGCCACAGATAGAGCTCAATGTGTTGCCATATTACCATGGCGGATTCTGTCTGACACAGTGTAAGGTACCCAGAGATGTGCGATTCCAGATAGCGCTTGATGTCTTCACAAAGGGCCCTATAGCAGGTGCATCGACAGTGCTGGATTCACTGACTGTCACTGCATGGATGAAGACCGATAGATGGCATTGGATTCACTAAGCAAAGAGTGTCAGATGAACACGGCCTAAATAGCACTGGATGCACCCTTACAGTTGGCAGTGGATGAGCACGGACAGATAGCATTGGGATCGGCTGATACAGACGGAGAACGCTAGAGCTAGATGAGCTACTGCAGATAGCAGTGTAAATCCACTGTTAGCGAGCTAGCGCAGGCAGGGAGTTGGAGTGGGAGGCATAGCACCATGAACCccagagagagcggaggaggagtggaggacatgGAGACCCAGGCGGGAGGGTTGGCGTTGGGGGAAGAGGGTGGCAAGGCCAGccatggaggagatggagaagagggggaagaagacAAGGCCCAAGCCTACGACTGCAACGTGTGTGGCCGCAGCTTCCCCTTCCAGAGCTCTCTATCGCAGCACATGCGTCGCCACACAGGCGCACGCCCCTACAAGTGTCCCTACTGCGACCACCGCGCCTCCCAGAAGGGAAACCTCAAGGTCCACATCCGCAGCCACAAACTGCGCACACTCACTAGCCACCAccccgaggaggaggaggggccagaggaggaagaggagggtgaagTGGGTGTGTCCGAGGGCCTGGACGGTGGAACCAGTCCGACGAAGAGCAGCTCGGCCTGTAACAGGGTCGTCAACGGAGACGCTAACACAGAAGAGGGAATAGGGAAGACGGCGGTGAGGAGCGTCAAAAGGGAGAAGTGCAGCTCTGAGCAGCGGCCATATTGCTGCCGTCTGTGCGGGTACCAGACCCAGCGCGAGGACCAACTCCTCAGTCACATCGAGAAGGTCCACATCACAGCCGACATGGAGGACGAGACTAACCCAGTGAGTCAGGAGGCAGTGGCAACGGAGGGAGAAGCAGGGACTCAGGTCACTGATGGTGCCTTCCCCTGTGAGACGTGTGGCCAGGTGTTCACACAGGCCTGGTTCCTTAAGTCCCACATGAAGAAACACGCAGGCCTCCTTGAGCACTGTTGTCGGGTGTGTGGCCGTCGCTTCAGGGAAGCCTGGTTCCTCAAGAGCCACATGAAGACCCACAATGGTTCCAAGGCCTCCGGCCGGGGGAAGCCCAAGGCAGACTCTCAAGAGGCCGCGGCCACCATCAACGACGTGACCCAAGACCCAGAGACCAATGTGACCTCCACAAGCCTTTACCAGGTTTGCTCCAAGTGTGGCAACCTGTTCCATGACCGAGAGAGCCTGAGGGCCCACGAGAAGGTCCACAACCAGGCTAAGCAGCCGACACAGGGCCAGAGACCTAGTGACGACGGGGACTCTCCCAGTGCCAAAAGGCGCCTCTTGGATTACCTCAGCCTCCGCCCAGCTGCCGAAGAAAAGCCCCAGGAAGAGAAGAGGCGCTTGGGCCAGAGAATCCCCGAGCTGGACCCAGTTTGTAGCTACCAGGCCTGGCAGCTGGCTACTCGGGGCAGGGTTCTGGAGCCTGTGGAGTCACACAGTATAAAGGCTACGGTAGGTGGAGAAGGGGACGAGGCCCTGGCTGGAGGGACCGTGGTGTACGAGAAGGAGAGCAGCCGCTACATCCTGGAGggtcagcagagggagagacgcTCAGGGAGACGCAGCAGCGCCAGCGGGGGAGGGGGTAGTAGCCACCACACCTCCCCGGGGGAGCGCACCCCCGAGAGCCTGAGTGACTCGGAGTACCGTCCTTCCTCCCGCCAGGGCCGACGTCCCTCGTCCTTCCAGCAGAGCCAGGCCAAGTCCACAGAGTGCTTCGAGTGCGGAAAGGTGTTCCGCAGCCGCCACCAGATGATTGTGCACCAGCGGGTCCACCAGAGGCGAGACGGGGGCAGGGGTTCCGGGTCCGGAGGGGACAACAGGGCAGGGCAAGGAGTGGACCGCTGGGGATCCACCAGTGACCCTGAATCAGGCTCCCCCAGCAGGCCCAGCACCCCAGGGTACGGGAACTCACCACCAGCCTCCACCCTAGGAGAGGACGCCCCTGAGATGAGCACCGCCAATGCAGTCCAACTGGCAGGTTAGT of Oncorhynchus gorbuscha isolate QuinsamMale2020 ecotype Even-year linkage group LG15, OgorEven_v1.0, whole genome shotgun sequence contains these proteins:
- the LOC123997539 gene encoding zinc finger protein 516-like encodes the protein MNPRESGGGVEDMETQAGGLALGEEGGKASHGGDGEEGEEDKAQAYDCNVCGRSFPFQSSLSQHMRRHTGARPYKCPYCDHRASQKGNLKVHIRSHKLRTLTSHHPEEEEGPEEEEEGEVGVSEGLDGGTSPTKSSSACNRVVNGDANTEEGIGKTAVRSVKREKCSSEQRPYCCRLCGYQTQREDQLLSHIEKVHITADMEDETNPVSQEAVATEGEAGTQVTDGAFPCETCGQVFTQAWFLKSHMKKHAGLLEHCCRVCGRRFREAWFLKSHMKTHNGSKASGRGKPKADSQEAAATINDVTQDPETNVTSTSLYQVCSKCGNLFHDRESLRAHEKVHNQAKQPTQGQRPSDDGDSPSAKRRLLDYLSLRPAAEEKPQEEKRRLGQRIPELDPVCSYQAWQLATRGRVLEPVESHSIKATVGGEGDEALAGGTVVYEKESSRYILEGQQRERRSGRRSSASGGGGSSHHTSPGERTPESLSDSEYRPSSRQGRRPSSFQQSQAKSTECFECGKVFRSRHQMIVHQRVHQRRDGGRGSGSGGDNRAGQGVDRWGSTSDPESGSPSRPSTPGYGNSPPASTLGEDAPEMSTANAVQLADEKPYVCSLCDFVSTESSAFLSHLRLQHTCDGRPVPIPNPSSSSERGTPSSFPKLKRALLDGLAQSSAPHPYLSARPSRDKCTAESSSPTDPHHVAPLDLCVRAEGHRGPASSALQQKGLPSHKCSYCSHSTHYLEVLWMHQTVAHRINSSALAPKWALLKNGFKGPREGLSSRRRTGPPPALDGRECPPLPPVVRTPRTRPPSLNGGQKKDGRDRAASQPSTSSSSTQGSSSSASGSQSVRPPRAGSRQRSEAVPDQGHRSRSNSRPRVEIYPRGGSSTGSLEKSTAAGAPQRPSAPSSSVGGTTRLVDRYMLPQEGLGFMLSSKHGLAEYSRARSSPQPQPKSSSSQSHTQSHPQSQGRPRAEHSAHKTTTAGQGYGASHSQTLGSAVQVSSASSSYSSSAQHAEVKQEEARRGETPELPMDILSFLKNCNSNDLATLYHRWGAANPLLDPTGMLRSLVRQGEYGCQECGKSFSQPSHLRTHMRSHTVVFDYNGLRGADAQTNPSEAPKQGRDRSGAASARTEPLRKGT